TTTACATTAATGCGGTTCCATTCCATGGACACCGTGAACCACACTGAAGCGGGCAAAGTGGGCTTTTCCGAGACATATTATCCCCCAGAAGTGGACACTGGGCCGGGGACGATTGTCAGTCAAAAATATGATATCTGGACCTTGGGCTGCGTCTACTTGGAGTTCATCACTTGGTATCTCATCGGATACGATGCGATCCGAGAGGACTACTTCACGGACCCCGAGGGGAAACGTTTGGAGAGCTTCACTCTACTCAGATCAAAGAACGACAAGAAGCATGGTGTGCCCACTAACCGATTTTTCACCCAAGCTGACGGGTCTGGGGCCAAGGTAAAGGACTCGGTCAAAGAGGCAAGTAGAAGTAGACTCTAGACTTTTGAGTATTGGGCTAACTATTACCAGTGGATCAGGATGCTTCATGCAATTCGACATTGCTCTGAGGCCATGGATGATTTCCTGGACCTTGTTGAGGAGCATATGCTGGTTGCAGTGCCCGACGGCCGATGGCCGATGGATAGGGTGTGCACCGAGTTGGCTAAGATTTTAGAGCGCTGTGAAGACAACGATGTGTATTGGCACTGGGAGAAGTCCAGACCCATTCACAGCGATGACAACTTTCCTCCCGAGTTCAACGAGCAGGTATATTTGTCCTTCACTATCGGGCTAACCATCTGCTAACATCCGTTCAGTCTACGCAATATAGTAGGGTTTCCAAGACGACCTATTCTGCTTCTACCTCCTCTTTAGACAGTCGATTAAAGCCAGATCTCAATGTCATCGAGGGGGTCTTCGCCGATGTGATATCAACAAGGCACCCACCACAGCCATCAAGATTGGGCGACCAACCAACCAGCGAAGTCAAAAGCAAGGCGGGCCAGCATCTTTTACCGCCTGATACTTGGTATCCTTCTAAAAGGACGGCACCGAGTAACCACAGTTTGAGGTCCGACTCGTCCAGATCGTTGGACCCTAATGATATTTCACCGGGAGATTCGCAGTTGAGCCCAGATGCAGACCCCCAAACGCCTCAGATCACTCCTGCAACTTCTTGTCGTCCAGACTCATCAGATGAAGCATTCTTCCGCACAACCGATAAGGAAAAGGTTGTTGACCCCGAGGATCAGGATGAAGTGGATCTGCCAAATGCGGAGGGTAAGCATCCCGATGATTCTTACCAGATTTGTCGACAGTCACGGCGAGACAGTAATGAAGGCATTGGTAGCGCTCAGAGGATCGACTGCAATAACCATATCAGAGCGGAAAGTGAATATGGAAAGCTAGAGGTGAGGGATCAGCTTGTATCAGATGACCCAGGTGACAACAGGGGATTGTCGTTGCGGCAACGCGTGAGACTGCTTCTCAAAGGGCGCAATGAGGGCGCCAGGTATAGAGTTAGTAGGGCATTCAAAAGGCTTTGGACCAAGATTTCTAGGTAGCTCGAGCATGCCATAGAGGTTAGGACAGAACTCAAGGATGATAGGCAAGCTTGACATTTGAATCCCTTACTGTTCATGAGCGGCGGCAATTATATATCACTAGGTAATCTCCACCACAGCGCTCTCAGCATCCTCCCACCAGGCAGGCGTCTCCTTCCAAGAAAAGTGATTGTTCTGGCTCATGAGTCCAATCCGCTCATAGGTACGTCTCCTCTCAACGTCCCCTTCTCGAAGTCTCAGAATCAGGGAGAAAACAGTGACCAAGCCGGGATACTTGGAGCTCTCGGTGCTCATGGCGCCGATCATGAGGCAGTAGACCGGTCGTCTTGCGATATAGAGACCTGGTTCCCCTCGCACATCCGGGCTCAAACGTTGCTTGATCGTGTTCCGCTCGCAAAAGAAGTCATCCCTCAGTACCGCAGAGACGAGTTGTCCGGAGATGATAAGTGTGCCAGAGGAGACTCGCCCAAACGCGTCATGTTCTCCGAGAGGGGTATAGCCCTTGCTCTTGACTGTACATCGGACTATCCTGAATGCATCGTTGTGCTCTGCCAGGTCCCTACCATTTGGCCACACAGTGATCCATTCGCCGTGGCTGCTCAGATCAGCGGTGTAGTTCCAGGAAACCCAAATGTTCTCGACCGAGGTCCAAGACCACCTTGGGGGCTTTGGGGTTGAGGATGGGCGGCACGCGTCTTTGCCCATGCTCATCCACCCTACCATCCAGGGCAGCTCCCTCTCCCACAGGCCAGCAAGGTATCTCCCCGTGTCGCTGCACTCTAGATTCTGGGCAAGGCCAGAGAGGGATGGAAGGCGATCGGCGTCGAAACTGAGCTGCATGAGGGAGAAACGCCGCATCAGGGCGGCCCAGTCACGGCGAAATTCTGGCCCATGTCTTGGTTGGTTCATCATGTTGGCAAACCTGACTTTGGGGCTCTTCTCCCAGTCCCAAGGGGCCAGAAACTCCCGAGAAGCAGCGCACTCGCAGTCGCACAAGGTATTGCACTCCCAGATCAGCTCTGTCTCGCCGTAGTGGACCACGCGCTGAGAGAGCAGCCGCTCTTGAAACGTCCATGCCCGTGAAAAGAGAGGGAAATCCGAATTTTTACTGTCCGATCCCGCTATTTCGTAGTGCATGATGCTCTCCCTTGCCATGATATCGTAGGCCTGGCCCTGGTGGCTGATGGAGCCGACCTTTGTGGACAGATACTTACTGGGACGTGTTGAGAAACACCCTTCGGAACTGTCACGGGAGTGAGCCACGGATATCGTCAAGTATGAGTTTCTGTAAACATCTCTCATGCGGGAGCACTCCTTCTCCCAGTCATCCTTGTCCTGTTGGATGATGCACAGTGAGTCAATCCACAGGTACCGTATTCCGAGCTCATGGCAGATAGCGATAGCGTCTCGGAAAGACTTGGGTAAGGCTTCGATTCGAATTCCTTGCATGCGGTCGTCCTTGGTCGCGTTTATTGTCTTAGCTGCAGCTGGAAGGCCTTTGGGGCCCCAGCAATGACTCAGGGCGACGTACAAATCTGCCTCTCCTCCGTGTGTCTCGTACAACTTAACATGGCCATGCTCACCAGCCCGCAGGTCGAGAAGGCGGGTCGGCagtctggaggaggaggatgggggAGCACACGCTGAGTGCTGAGCACACTCTGAGATCCAATGCCGTATGAGATCAAAGCATTGGCTTGAATTGGACTCGGCCGCAATGCTCCTTGCGGCGCCGATGATGGGCTCAGGGCCTGGCTGACCTAGAAATGTTAGGCCACAGTCAAACATAAGCCGCGGAGGGACTCACTGAGCTCAGTAAAGATCTGAAACTGAGCACATCGATATGTGTCATTGAGTGTCACCTGTGAAGCAAAGAATCTCGGTGTTTTGCTGCAGGCATTGAAGCGGAAGTTCAGCGAGTTCCACTGCAGCTGCAAGCTTGAACGGATCCCTGCCAAGCTGTCGCATACAGCAGCGCACACGCTGCATTCTCGAGCTGAGGCCTGGAAAAGACTGTTTTCTGCGTTTAATGTGTACGGAAATCGTCTGCGGGTGATGTTGCGGCAGAGGTTGCAATGCTGTACGACTCCCGCCTCGCACCGCTGGTCGTAAAGCTTCAGCTCATACTGTTGCGAGGCTGGGTCTTCTTCTAGCTTCATGGGCTCCCCGGCCGTGGGCTCCATCATTGTGGCTGCTAGCGGGAGTGATGCTTGTAGGAATGTATCAAGAGATGGGAGCAGTCCCGAGTGAGAGTTTATAGGCAAGAGAGTGCCATCAGGCCGTCGAGGTGAAGAGCTGAAAGCAGTTGACCCAATCATCGTCAGGTTACCCGACCAGTAGCATAACGAATCCGCAAACAGTAAGCGAGCCACATTGACTCTTGGCCAACTCAAGGTGGAGATCCCTGTTATACTGCAGCGAGGGGGCCATCCTGGGAAGCCTTCCCCTCAATATCAGACTAGCAGGTGCGGGATTTTTATGTCAACAAAGTCTTTATCTATTCCACCGATTTACGAGGCCATCACAGGCCAAAATTTCCTGTCAAATTGGTACTCTCTGGCCGATGTATTAATGTCCCCACCCCAAGGCAAGAAACCGGGATGTAACTATCGCGTGGCTGACGGTCTCTCACGAACTTGTCATTGCAGATACTAGTAATGTAACTATCGTATACCTAGAAGAGGGTGCCGGAATAATACTTCAACGGCATCATACTCTCTCTCTGAAAAGatctcatcaaggccctACTATTCCAGGTTATTCAAGAGGCCGTCTCCCATAAGTCGAGTATCTAAACCAGTTAGCAAGTATAAAGCTATTCAAGTCATGCAACACTTACATCGACCAATATGTATGAATCCTCTTATCAGCTAACTCCTTCCTGACCGTTGCGAGATGGACAATCACCTCCTCATGGGTCCACCCAAGCACCCTAGTAAATGCAGCCATGACAAGCGCCTCAAGGCCCTGGTACGCATCCATGTTGGCGTTGCTCCACTGGCCGAGCTCCTTGTACTTCTTCTCCCGCGGCCAAGGCCCACTCGGCCACTTGAAGGTAGTCTCGACAATGTCCACAAAGCCCGTGTCCCGCAGAATATCCTTGTTCTTCCTATTGTCCTGGAACCTGCGGCCGATCTTTATGGACGCCTCGTCCAGGAGCCTGACGAGCCGCGAGAGCTCATGGTGCTCCGTGAGAGTGCCGTCGTCGGATTTGTTCTTGAGGTCGATCTCCACGAGCTCGACGTAGCCGCCGGGGGCGAGGTTGCTAGCTGACTCAGAGAGGGTGTTCACGGTGGTGGCTGCGCCAAGGGCTTACTCGTAGATTTTGCGAATGTATTCTGGCCAACTCTTGATGCTGAAGGTCATCATCCTACTATGGATGTAGTCAAAAGGCTGAGAGAACGACCACGGCTCTTCAATATCGTCGACGAAGAACTCGACATTTGGAGGGACGCTACGAATCTGTCAGCTTCGTCCGTGATACCAGGGCAACAGTTATAAAATTCAACCATACAAGCTGGGTTGAATCGGGGAGAGGTCAACGCCAATGACCTGAGCTTCGGGATGCTCATCGCCAAAGTCCACGGCCCAGATTCCTGTGCCCGTACCAACATCAAGGACCCGCTTGACTTTGGAGTCGGGGTCGTTGGGTGGTGCTAGGCCCAGTCGGCCATCTAGGGTGAGGATGAACAGATGATGTTGCAAATCTGGCTTCAATAAGTGTTTGCGCATTACGAATCTGGAGGGCGGTTGGAAATCACCTAGTCTCTCACACTCAAGATCGTCGTTAGGCATGTTGTATTCTAGACGGCGAATCAGAACCCAGTCGATGAGGTCAACAGCGAAGGTAGCCTTACTGCCGTCTTTGTATTGGTGGTAGGTTCTCCCATTTTCCTGTCGATAGCTAAGGATAGAGCTCCTTAGacttgacgatgacgaagcaAAGTCCTATTTGATGAACCATATCAGACCACGGGCTCTCTCAACGGGAAAAGAGGGACAAGTTGGAATCCGTACCGTGCCGAGCGAAGACTCGAGATCATCGCCCACCTGTAACAAGTTGGTCAATGCTCTACATGACTAATATGAGCTACAAACCTCGTCGTCAGGCTCAATGATGGGCTCCGGGTTGACGGTTGTGTTACACATGGTTCAAACAGAGCTTCCTCTCTTAATCGCGCAATGTGTGGAATGTCAAAAGACAGTTACccctctttctttcttctggGGCACAGCTCGGTTTTAAGAGAGTTCAGACCCCCTGTTCAAAGATTTGTTGTCCTGCACAGTCAAACCAACAGGCCAAGATGCAGGTGGCCAAGCGAACCCGACATATCATACGACAGGGAACCACTCGGGGTTGGCGGGGTTCTTTTCCCGTTGGGGACTCGTTAAAACGAAGTGGGAGCTATAGTAGGAAATCAATCACGGTAATGCTAGTTGAAAGAGGGTTGCGGTTACATAATTACACAGAATTGAATTTGTGATGCCATCCGAGCTATCTTGTAGTGGTTGCCCGGTAAGATGATTGACCCCATGAGTCCCGGTGGCGAGTTCTCGTGCGCCATGCTGTAGATATTGTTCTCGACCGCAATTACAACATGATACATGGCGTGTCAGAAGTACGTGGATTAGGGTAGAACGGGACTTTCCAGTCGGCGTCATCAACATTTGAGTCCAACCGATGCAGTCTTGAGTGTATTTTTCAACTTTGACTGAAtggctccttgcccttggtgaTCGGAGATATTTGTGTTCTGGCGATGGAATGACTGAGTCCTAAATTGCCAGTGGCAATTACGCCCCAGTTGTTCTTCCCTGGGCCCCATCTGTAGTGTCATTAGCATTAGAGGCCTCACTTGAAGTTAAACACCTCACCGTCTATATAGCTCGACAAACTTATCCGTGAGGATGTCCCTCTCAGATGGAACATGGAACATTGGGATTGAAGGTCGTGACAGCCTCAGCCATGGGTGACTCTTGTATTGCTCACAATTAGCACGATCTACATTCTTGTTTATCTATTCGGTATCCCACATTCGATTCAATGCTAATCCAATCGTTGAGTGGGTAGCCCATTGCACTTATACTGTTCGCTGCCTCATCCTCTCCTGGTGTCGATGGACTGCTTTCAGACACCAACCTCTCCACAACATCCAGTCTAGCCCGCAGTTGAGGCTTGAACACGCGACTTTATGTTTAGAAAGCAGCTATTGTTGAACGGCTTGATTTGATAGTAGGAACAGCATGACACACTCAAGTCCTACGCTGCAAACCTGCTATTTTCCCTGAGCTTGTGACCCCACACGTACAGGATCAAGGTGCCAGCAATACAAGCCGCGCAGAGAGCCCCAAGAACCGACATGCCTTTGGCTATATGCCAAGTATTAATATCCCAATTGATTTGTAAGTAGTCGACGTATTAATAATACACAGTTATTGTTCGTGCGGCTGCGATGAGTTAGAGGCAATGCCCCTTCTTTTCATGTTGCGGAATATAGATTTCGTCACGCTGACACATGGGCCACTTGAAGATGCATGTTCAGAGCAGACTTTTCATCCCTGAATGGATCCATAACGAAGAAGCTACTTCCCACGTATCTTTTATTTAGAGATTTTCGTTCTTCTTTCTTAAGAGCGGCCGATTAAAGGCCACGCCGCAAAAGCTCGTCAGGGGTATTATGGCCGGAATGATGAACTGTCTCGGTGACGAGACGTAACAAGGGGAACATCCTAGTCGCGTCAAGCATAAGACCTAGGTGATGCGGGAAAGTTCTCCATCTAGGATTAGCAAACAAGGGAGGCCATTTTTTTATCTTCCCCTAAATACGACAGGCAGCGTCTAATACACTACGTATACAAGGTTGACCTTTCCCTATGTTCGGACTGATCATGAACTATAATGCGCCTTTTTCTATAAGCGATTAACATTTCCTGCCGAGCTTGACTTTGTTAATCATCTCCGCTACGCTCAGTACCTTACGCCCCGTTTcaactgccaacataaaccaaTTAGGTTACGGTTTACTACGTTGGAAACCTTGACGACACACTATTTAAACACGTAAAAGACACCCAGAATGGTGACCAGATGAAAAAGAGGGGGTTTTCGCCCTAAGAATATCACTAGGACTCGCAGTTTCCTTCCTAACCCTACCCCTAACCTCGCCCCTGATAATAATAGGCTTGTATGTTAAAGCTAGTATCTGTTTCAGTCTGACATATCGTCGTGAGGTGCTTCTGGGGGCGCCGTAGGCTGCGGGGGACTGGGGAAGATAGTATCGAAAGTGTCCCAAACCGATCGATGTATAATTTCTGAAAGCTGCCCCTCTGAGCAACGCAAATCATCCCGAAACTCTGGCATCTCATTTAACATCGCGGCTAACTCGCGGATAACTCTATCAGGGACCTCTCGTCGTAAGAAGCTCCGATGTTGGGCTCGCATTTCGTCAGTGATGTCAGTGATATGTAGGTGGTAGTCTatactaatattagcttGTTGCCTATGTTTACGTCAGGGAGATAGTTGGGGGGGCTTACAGGGTGTGGGTATGTCCTTGTCGTTGACATCGGGGAAGATGATTGCATACATCTGCTTCCACCGTTCCTCTGTCGAGACGTTTCGCACACGTTTTCTTGACCGGAGTTTCCTAATGATATCTTCCTTAATGCAAATCCTATCGTTAGGAGCATCGATGACTTGGCAAGGTATGGCTTCGTGGCGATGTTGCTCAAGGTCCGTTTCTTCTTTGAACTCCTTAAAGCACCTATCGCAGTGGATTCTTAGAGCGTGGGCTCTGTAGATATGTTTCCTGATGATGTTAGCTTGGTGATTGGAGGAATGGACAGCAATAGGAGGTGGACTTGCCTAATCCGGTGAACCGATTCCCAGCCTCTCTGGCACCGAGGCCACTTCTTGTGAGGGTAATGCTTCGAGAATGGGCATGCGAGAGTTTGCGAGGCCTGCCCTCTTTGCTCCATCATCTTGACAATCGCTTCGTGCCCCTTGGATGCCGCTATCGCTAATGGCGTCCATCCGTCAGCGTCCTTTGAGTCGGCTTCAACGTCGATTCGATCCAGTAGCGCCCTCACTACCTGCTCATGTCCGTTGGATGCCGCTATCCATAGTGGCATCCGTCCATTCGCATCCTTTAAGTCGGCCTTGACATCGATTCGATCTCGTAGCACCGTGACCACCTCCTCATGCCCGTTCTCTGCCGCCACCCATAATGCCGTTCGCCCAGTCTCGTCCATTGAATTGGGTTCCACGTCGCTCCAGTTTAGCAAATCCGTCACCGTGGATTTGTGCCCTCTTTTGGCTGCATATAGCAGGGGTGTTGTTCCTGTCCGTCTCTGTCTAAAACTTGTCACTTCCCTTGATCTCCCCATGGGAGTCTCATGAGGTTGTTGAACGCAGATGGCTATCTCAGGCCAGCTAGAATCATGCTGATCCAGTAGGTGCAATCTCTCACTCTGAACCCTCCTGAAGTATTGCTTCGTCGGATCCGTGGTTTCGAGGTAGATTGCGATTGGAGTTTCCGCTCTTCCAATCAGCGTACAATTGAGGACTGCGAGACCCAAGGTCGGGGAATCCGACTGAGGAATAAATCTGAGCTTCAGGTGGACACCTTGATTGTCAACGGATATGGGGCTGCTGAAGGTATCGGAGCGACCTAAACGGACGATGCTGTGCGACGTGTCAAATGCAGCCGGGGAAGTTGCTAGAAGCCCGCCGTGGTTTTCTGTCGATCTCCAGGCAAAGAGGCTGAAATCGTCCGAGGTCTTCATAATCTGCTCCTGGAGTCTGATGAAAGCTCTTTCACCTTCTCCATATATCATGGGCATGTGGATGTCAAATATACCCATTAGACAGTATGCCAAATCTTCAATTCTCGTCGTCTTTCTCTTTGAAACCCATGACATCCTCTGCGCGACGCTCGCGCTCCAAATGTCGCCTCCTGAAAGGATACCGATGGATATTTGCGTTCGGTCGGATATAAGCCTTGCCAGCTCAGACTTTGTTCCTATCACTTCCCATTCCTtgtcgaagaagatgactGTCGAGGGAGCGATAAGCTCCTGGAGGGTCCATCCTCTAGTAAACCATCGGCTCTGCGAAAACTCGCGAGACGGCACATCGGCAAGATATGCGTAACATATTTCGGCTTCTTGGTACCAGCGGTACATGGAATTGATCGCCTCAGACAGCTCCGCACTGCTTGTCTTATCAATACAGCAAGTATCAATCCATATATAGTCGAACCCGTCGGCCGCGGCAACAGAGCACGCGTTTCTTAGTTTGTTGTatccctcttttttttccgcCCCAGGCTTTTCGATATCCTGAAACGTGATTTCGTCTTTCTCCCATGTGTGCGAAAGTATTGCAAATTGAGTCGTGGTCTTTACTTCTTTGACCTTGTGTTCAGTTGTATGAAGGAGACGCATTCTGCGTAATGCTGCTGATGGTATCGGGAAGGGGGATATAGTGGCAACACAAGCAGAACAGGGGGGAGGCTGTTTGCTAGGCTGTTCGATGAACTCTGCGCGCTTGTCGTCGGCAGTGCTGAG
The window above is part of the Fusarium falciforme chromosome 3, complete sequence genome. Proteins encoded here:
- a CDS encoding HET domain-containing protein — protein: MMEPTAGEPMKLEEDPASQQYELKLYDQRCEAGVVQHCNLCRNITRRRFPYTLNAENSLFQASARECSVCAAVCDSLAGIRSSLQLQWNSLNFRFNACSKTPRFFASQVTLNDTYRCAQFQIFTELSQPGPEPIIGAARSIAAESNSSQCFDLIRHWISECAQHSACAPPSSSSRLPTRLLDLRAGEHGHVKLYETHGGEADLYVALSHCWGPKGLPAAAKTINATKDDRMQGIRIEALPKSFRDAIAICHELGIRYLWIDSLCIIQQDKDDWEKECSRMRDVYRNSYLTISVAHSRDSSEGCFSTRPSKYLSTKVGSISHQGQAYDIMARESIMHYEIAGSDSKNSDFPLFSRAWTFQERLLSQRVVHYGETELIWECNTLCDCECAASREFLAPWDWEKSPKVRFANMMNQPRHGPEFRRDWAALMRRFSLMQLSFDADRLPSLSGLAQNLECSDTGRYLAGLWERELPWMVGWMSMGKDACRPSSTPKPPRWSWTSVENIWVSWNYTADLSSHGEWITVWPNGRDLAEHNDAFRIVRCTVKSKGYTPLGEHDAFGRVSSGTLIISGQLVSAVLRDDFFCERNTIKQRLSPDVRGEPGLYIARRPVYCLMIGAMSTESSKYPGLVTVFSLILRLREGDVERRRTYERIGLMSQNNHFSWKETPAWWEDAESAVVEIT
- a CDS encoding HET and ankyrin domain protein encodes the protein MYRWYQEAEICYAYLADVPSREFSQSRWFTRGWTLQELIAPSTVIFFDKEWEVIGTKSELARLISDRTQISIGILSGGDIWSASVAQRMSWVSKRKTTRIEDLAYCLMGIFDIHMPMIYGEGERAFIRLQEQIMKTSDDFSLFAWRSTENHGGLLATSPAAFDTSHSIVRLGRSDTFSSPISVDNQGVHLKLRFIPQSDSPTLGLAVLNCTLIGRAETPIAIYLETTDPTKQYFRRVQSERLHLLDQHDSSWPEIAICVQQPHETPMGRSREVTSFRQRRTGTTPLLYAAKRGHKSTVTDLLNWSDVEPNSMDETGRTALWVAAENGHEEVVTVLRDRIDVKADLKDANGRMPLWIAASNGHEQVVRALLDRIDVEADSKDADGWTPLAIAASKGHEAIVKMMEQRGQASQTLACPFSKHYPHKKWPRCQRGWESVHRIRKHIYRAHALRIHCDRCFKEFKEETDLEQHRHEAIPCQVIDAPNDRICIKEDIIRKLRSRKRVRNVSTEERWKQMYAIIFPDVNDKDIPTPYYHLHITDITDEMRAQHRSFLRREVPDRVIRELAAMLNEMPEFRDDLRCSEGQLSEIIHRSVWDTFDTIFPSPPQPTAPPEAPHDDMSD